A region of Lycium barbarum isolate Lr01 chromosome 3, ASM1917538v2, whole genome shotgun sequence DNA encodes the following proteins:
- the LOC132632272 gene encoding reduced viability upon starvation protein 167-like, translating into MPPKKATAAQKAKSAALGETSRVQRITRAQAHIAPGTLPQTEGSSTPPLVEEIGAAAAADRGAAPPPAPAVPVPEPPAPRPGTEDQSMREAVQLLTRLVAGQVQGHGLGGDRAVRRDSSRAREFLTCNPPEFFGTKPEEDPEEFVRKMRRTLDLINASETESVALASYRLYDVAANWYESWGLSRGDGAPPAV; encoded by the coding sequence atgcctccaaaaaaggcaacagcggcccaaaaggccaagtcagcagccttgggagagactagccgagtccagaggattaccagggcccaggcacatattgctccggggactttgccccagacagagggttcgtctacaccgccactcgtggaggagattggggcggccgcagccgcagatcggggggcggctccaccgccagctcccgcagttccagtacctgagcctccagctccacggccaggcactgaggatcagtctatgagggaggcagtccagttgctgacgagacttgtggcagggcaggttcaggggcatggactgggaggtgaccgggcagtcaggcgtgatagttcgagagcccgggagtttttgacttgtaaccctccagagttcttcgggacaaagcccgaggaggatcctgaggagtttgtcaggaagatgcgacgcactctagatttgattaatgcttctgagacagagtcagtcgcgttagcttcgtaccggttatatgatgtggcggcaaactggtacgagtcatgggggctatccaggggggacggcgctcctccagcagtttga
- the LOC132632270 gene encoding cysteine proteinase inhibitor 6-like: protein MRVIRNTSLLILSLLFLFSAFGLSEQGGFCHEEMATLGGIRDSHGSSQNSDEIHSLAKFAVDEHNKKENAMIELARVVKAQEQVVAGTLHHLTLEVIDAGKKKLYEAKVWVKPWLNFKELQEFKHVEDGPTFTASDLGVKQEEQTAGLKSVPVDDPVVHEAAAHAIKTIQQRSNSLLPYELKEIVHANAEVADDSAKLHMLIKTSRGGKEEKFKVQVHHNNDGAFHLNHMEPDN from the exons ATGAGAGTAATTCGGAACACATCACTGCTAATTCTTTCGTTGCTTTTTCTGTTCTCTGCGTTTGGGTTAAGCGAACAGGGAGGATTTTGCCACGAAGAGATGGCTACACTTGGTGGGATTAGAGATTCGCATGGTTCATCGCAGAATAGCGACGAGATCCATAGCCTTGCTAAATTTGCTGTCGATGAGCACAACAAGAAGGAG aATGCAATGATTGAATTGGCCAGAGTAGTGAAGGCGCAAGAGCAAGTTGTTGCTGGCACACTGCACCATCTGACTCTTGAGGTCATAGATGCTGGAAAAAAGAAACTCTATGAGGCTAAGGTCTGGGTCAAACCATGGCTGAATTTTAAGGAACTTCAAGAGTTCAAGCATGTTGAAGATGGTCCTACCTTTACTGCTTCAGATCTAGGAGTTAAGCAAG AAGAGCAAACCGCTGGATTGAAGTCAGTACCTGTGGATGATCCGGTTGTTCACGAAGCTGCAGCGCATGCAATTAAGACCATTCAGCAGAGATCCAATTCACTACTTCCATATGAACTCAAAGAGATTGTTCATGCTAATGCTGAG GTTGCTGATGATTCTGCAAAGCTTCATATGCTCATCAAAACAAGCAGGGGAGGAAAGGAGGAAAAGTTCAAAGTTCAAGTGCACCACAATAATGACGGTGCCTTCCACTTGAATCATATGGAGCCTGACAACTAA
- the LOC132632276 gene encoding uncharacterized protein LOC132632276 isoform X1, protein MSVISFRRVLREKRKSRKESRKEARTAKKQEKFNSWIQHQQTQKVRRALPNSKPTHAVQSRKDSQVQRHEHPRSLNSKKDLDTFPRVDASKVGNRSLKRTDARNKNSMAPVELSVEVKNDLQASPRLESSKVEKRSLKRKDASNKSSNTMFMDYLEMEKEGEAISADVDLRLERKLAKKLKVKNEKLRGDDDFDMLLEGIPSVVDYNSQLNESQEGTDTGTSRKKLKKKAVDEVLDGKLISEDGKSDPSCVSYVDHDNTDLQTKKKESKKMKRKKTKFEELLATEMRGQDISADEDLALERKLAKKLKVKGGKLLGDDDDMNMLFEGIPSLLGSFEAENKELAGEAPPKSDKSSSKKRSKEKRYDKEVQGEDQEQEEEQKAENTLYCTDAKTTAGEALSAGSAAKGNAKYVAPGLRSHLGSESEEYAQIRRRLRGLLNRMSEANVESITSEISTIYQTVGRTFGSQIISEEVLASCSRGPRGNEQYAAVFAAFVAGMACLVGMDFGAKLLASLAICFEDEYLNEDNLSVRNLTLLLSYLYNFGVSSSDLIYDFLVTLSKRLTEVDVSTILTVLQACGMKLRGDDPVGMKNFIASVQNRVNELKTSSGEGQSNTIGKRMEFMLEMICDIKNNKTRTKENTLQLTRIKKWLQKLRVVDILIRGLNWSKLLDPDKRGQWWMAGNIESTTDVQDVASTIDLEVTEAQKMLQLAAAQRMNTDARRAIFCVIMSGEDYIDAFEKLLRLDLKGKQDREIMRVLVECCLQEKAFNKYYCALASKLCSHDKNNKFTLQYCLWDHFKELDQMQLIRSMHLSKFVAEMVASFSLSLAVLKAIDLSDSSQLTSKRIMHFRMLFETILEFPEKLVWNIFTRIAVLPEYEPLRDGIVFFIRKYVIDSQKSLADKFKIAKKALNNAEGVIM, encoded by the exons ATGAGTGTGATTAGCTTTCGCAGGGTTCTTCGAG AGAAGAGAAAGTCTCGTAAAGAAAGTAGAAAAGAAGCTCGCACTGCTAAAAAGCAGGAGAAATTTAATTCATGGATCCAACATCAA CAAACACAAAAAGTGCGGAGAGCATTGCCAAATTCAAAACCAACACACGCAGTCCAGTCACGGAAGGATAGCCAGGTCCAAAGACATGAACATCCTCGCTCCTTAAATTCAAAGAAAGACTTGGACACTTTTCCACGCGTGGATGCTTCTAAGGTGGGCAATAGGAGTTTGAAAAGGACAGATGCCCGAAATAAAAATTCGATGGCCCCAGTAGAACTCAGTGTTGAAGTTAAGAATGACTTGCAAGCGTCTCCACGGTTGGAATCTTCTAAGGTGGAAAAGAGGAGTTTGAAAAGGAAGGATGCCTCAAATAAAAGTTCAAATACAATGTTTATGGATTATCTTGAAATGGAAAAAGAGGGAGAAGCTATCTCTGCGGACGTAGATTTGAGATTGGAGAGGAAGCTTGCTAAGAAACTCAAGGTGAAGAATGAGAAATTGCGAGGAGATGATGATTTTGATATGTTACTTGAAGGAATTCCTTCTGTAGTTGACTATAACAGTCAATTGAATGAATCTCAGGAGGGTACTGATACTGGCACTTCACGCAAGAAACTGAAAAAGAAGGCAGTGGATGAAGTTTTGGATGGTAAACTGATTTCTGAGGATGGGAAGTCTGATCCTTCATGTGTTAGCTATGTCGATCATGACAACACAGATTTACAGACCAAGAAAAAAGAGTCAAAAAAgatgaaaagaaagaagacaaaGTTTGAAGAGCTTCTTGCAACTGAAATGCGTGGACAGGATATCTCAGCAGATGAGGATCTGGCTTTGGAAAGGAAGCTTGCGAAGAAGCTCAAGGTGAAGGGAGGGAAATTACTtggggatgatgatgatatgaatatgttatttGAGGGAATTCCTTCACTTCTGGGTTCTTTTGAGGCTGAAAATAAAGAACTTGCTGGAGAAGCGCCTCCAAAGAGTGACAAGAGCTCCTCAAAGAAAAGATCTAAAGAGAAAAGATATGATAAAGAAGTGCAAGGAGAAGATCAAGAGCAAGAGGAAGAGCAGAAAGCTGAGAACACTCTATATTGTACCGATGCGAAGACAACAGCTGGAGAAGCTTTGTCTGCTGGATCTGCTGCCAAAGGAAATGCAAAATATGTTGCTCCTGGCCTGAGGTCACACCTGGGAAGTGAATCAGAAGAGTATGCTCAAATTCGTCGACGACTTAGAG GTCTTCTGAATAGGATGTCCGAGGCTAATGTGGAATCGATCACAAGTGAAATTTCCACGATCTACCAG ACTGTTGGTCGCACTTTTGGTTCTCAGATTATCAGTGAAGAGGTTTTGGCATCATGTTCTAGAGGTCCTCGTGGCAATGAACA GTATGCAGCAGTTTTTGCTGCTTTTGTTGCTGGTATGGCATGTTTGGTTGGGATGGACTTTGGCGCAAAACTTTTGGCATCTCTGGCTATATGTTTTGAG GATGAGTATCTGAATGAAGATAACCTCTCTGTGAGGAACTTGACGCTTCTGCTCTCGTACTTGTACAATTTTGGAGTTTCCTCAAG TGACTTGATATATGATTTCCTGGTGACGTTGAGCAAGAGACTGACAGAAGTGGATGTTTCTACCATATTGACAGTCCTACAAG CTTGTGGGATGAAACTGAGAGGTGATGATCCCGTTGGCATGAAGAACTTTATAGCTAGCGTTCAGAATAGGGTGAATGAATTGAAAACCTCATCTGGAGAAGGGCAATCAAACACTATCGGGAAAAGG ATGGAATTCATGCTTGAGATGATATGTGATATCAAAAACAATAAAACAAGGACCAAGGAGAACACCTTGCAGCTTACCCGAATAAAGAAATGGCTACAAAAG CTCAGAGTAGTTGATATATTGATTCGAGGATTAAATTGGAGTAAGCTGCTTGATCCTGACAAGAGAGGCCAGTGGTGGATGGCTGGGAATATTGAATCCACAACTGATGTTCAAGACGTTGCCAGCACAATTGACTTGGAGGTCACCGAGGCTCAAAAGATGCTCCAGCTTGCCGCTGCTCAGAGGATGAATACTGATGCAAGAAGGGCAATTTTCTGCGTAATAATGAGCGGAGAGGACTATATTGATGCATTTGAGAAACTTCTAAGATTGGATTTGAAAGGGAAGCAG GATAGGGAAATCATGAGGGTTTTGGTAGAATGCTGTTTACAGGAGAAAgctttcaacaaatactattgtGCTCTAGCTTCCAAGTTATGCAGCCATGATAAAAACAATAAGTTCACCCTGCAG TATTGCCTGTGGGATCATTTCAAGGAGCTTGATCAGATGCAGCTGATCAGATCAATGCACCTATCCAAGTTTGTCGCAGAGATGGTTGCTTCGTTTAGCCTTTCACTTGCTGTATTGAAGGCTATCGATCTCAGCGATTCTTCACAATTGACTTCAAAAAGAATCATGCACTTTCGGATGCTATTTGAGACCATTTTGGAGTTTCCTGAAAAGCTTGTTTGGAACATTTTTACTCGAATTGCTGTTTTGCCGGAGTATGAACCCCTTCGTGATGGGATTGTGTTCTTTATCCGGAAGTATGTCATTGATAGCCAAAAGTCTCTGGCAGATAAATTCAAGATTGCGAAGAAAGCCCTTAACAATGCTGAAGGAGTCATCATGTGA
- the LOC132632276 gene encoding uncharacterized protein LOC132632276 isoform X2, translating to MMEKRKSRKESRKEARTAKKQEKFNSWIQHQQTQKVRRALPNSKPTHAVQSRKDSQVQRHEHPRSLNSKKDLDTFPRVDASKVGNRSLKRTDARNKNSMAPVELSVEVKNDLQASPRLESSKVEKRSLKRKDASNKSSNTMFMDYLEMEKEGEAISADVDLRLERKLAKKLKVKNEKLRGDDDFDMLLEGIPSVVDYNSQLNESQEGTDTGTSRKKLKKKAVDEVLDGKLISEDGKSDPSCVSYVDHDNTDLQTKKKESKKMKRKKTKFEELLATEMRGQDISADEDLALERKLAKKLKVKGGKLLGDDDDMNMLFEGIPSLLGSFEAENKELAGEAPPKSDKSSSKKRSKEKRYDKEVQGEDQEQEEEQKAENTLYCTDAKTTAGEALSAGSAAKGNAKYVAPGLRSHLGSESEEYAQIRRRLRGLLNRMSEANVESITSEISTIYQTVGRTFGSQIISEEVLASCSRGPRGNEQYAAVFAAFVAGMACLVGMDFGAKLLASLAICFEDEYLNEDNLSVRNLTLLLSYLYNFGVSSSDLIYDFLVTLSKRLTEVDVSTILTVLQACGMKLRGDDPVGMKNFIASVQNRVNELKTSSGEGQSNTIGKRMEFMLEMICDIKNNKTRTKENTLQLTRIKKWLQKLRVVDILIRGLNWSKLLDPDKRGQWWMAGNIESTTDVQDVASTIDLEVTEAQKMLQLAAAQRMNTDARRAIFCVIMSGEDYIDAFEKLLRLDLKGKQDREIMRVLVECCLQEKAFNKYYCALASKLCSHDKNNKFTLQYCLWDHFKELDQMQLIRSMHLSKFVAEMVASFSLSLAVLKAIDLSDSSQLTSKRIMHFRMLFETILEFPEKLVWNIFTRIAVLPEYEPLRDGIVFFIRKYVIDSQKSLADKFKIAKKALNNAEGVIM from the exons ATGATGG AGAAGAGAAAGTCTCGTAAAGAAAGTAGAAAAGAAGCTCGCACTGCTAAAAAGCAGGAGAAATTTAATTCATGGATCCAACATCAA CAAACACAAAAAGTGCGGAGAGCATTGCCAAATTCAAAACCAACACACGCAGTCCAGTCACGGAAGGATAGCCAGGTCCAAAGACATGAACATCCTCGCTCCTTAAATTCAAAGAAAGACTTGGACACTTTTCCACGCGTGGATGCTTCTAAGGTGGGCAATAGGAGTTTGAAAAGGACAGATGCCCGAAATAAAAATTCGATGGCCCCAGTAGAACTCAGTGTTGAAGTTAAGAATGACTTGCAAGCGTCTCCACGGTTGGAATCTTCTAAGGTGGAAAAGAGGAGTTTGAAAAGGAAGGATGCCTCAAATAAAAGTTCAAATACAATGTTTATGGATTATCTTGAAATGGAAAAAGAGGGAGAAGCTATCTCTGCGGACGTAGATTTGAGATTGGAGAGGAAGCTTGCTAAGAAACTCAAGGTGAAGAATGAGAAATTGCGAGGAGATGATGATTTTGATATGTTACTTGAAGGAATTCCTTCTGTAGTTGACTATAACAGTCAATTGAATGAATCTCAGGAGGGTACTGATACTGGCACTTCACGCAAGAAACTGAAAAAGAAGGCAGTGGATGAAGTTTTGGATGGTAAACTGATTTCTGAGGATGGGAAGTCTGATCCTTCATGTGTTAGCTATGTCGATCATGACAACACAGATTTACAGACCAAGAAAAAAGAGTCAAAAAAgatgaaaagaaagaagacaaaGTTTGAAGAGCTTCTTGCAACTGAAATGCGTGGACAGGATATCTCAGCAGATGAGGATCTGGCTTTGGAAAGGAAGCTTGCGAAGAAGCTCAAGGTGAAGGGAGGGAAATTACTtggggatgatgatgatatgaatatgttatttGAGGGAATTCCTTCACTTCTGGGTTCTTTTGAGGCTGAAAATAAAGAACTTGCTGGAGAAGCGCCTCCAAAGAGTGACAAGAGCTCCTCAAAGAAAAGATCTAAAGAGAAAAGATATGATAAAGAAGTGCAAGGAGAAGATCAAGAGCAAGAGGAAGAGCAGAAAGCTGAGAACACTCTATATTGTACCGATGCGAAGACAACAGCTGGAGAAGCTTTGTCTGCTGGATCTGCTGCCAAAGGAAATGCAAAATATGTTGCTCCTGGCCTGAGGTCACACCTGGGAAGTGAATCAGAAGAGTATGCTCAAATTCGTCGACGACTTAGAG GTCTTCTGAATAGGATGTCCGAGGCTAATGTGGAATCGATCACAAGTGAAATTTCCACGATCTACCAG ACTGTTGGTCGCACTTTTGGTTCTCAGATTATCAGTGAAGAGGTTTTGGCATCATGTTCTAGAGGTCCTCGTGGCAATGAACA GTATGCAGCAGTTTTTGCTGCTTTTGTTGCTGGTATGGCATGTTTGGTTGGGATGGACTTTGGCGCAAAACTTTTGGCATCTCTGGCTATATGTTTTGAG GATGAGTATCTGAATGAAGATAACCTCTCTGTGAGGAACTTGACGCTTCTGCTCTCGTACTTGTACAATTTTGGAGTTTCCTCAAG TGACTTGATATATGATTTCCTGGTGACGTTGAGCAAGAGACTGACAGAAGTGGATGTTTCTACCATATTGACAGTCCTACAAG CTTGTGGGATGAAACTGAGAGGTGATGATCCCGTTGGCATGAAGAACTTTATAGCTAGCGTTCAGAATAGGGTGAATGAATTGAAAACCTCATCTGGAGAAGGGCAATCAAACACTATCGGGAAAAGG ATGGAATTCATGCTTGAGATGATATGTGATATCAAAAACAATAAAACAAGGACCAAGGAGAACACCTTGCAGCTTACCCGAATAAAGAAATGGCTACAAAAG CTCAGAGTAGTTGATATATTGATTCGAGGATTAAATTGGAGTAAGCTGCTTGATCCTGACAAGAGAGGCCAGTGGTGGATGGCTGGGAATATTGAATCCACAACTGATGTTCAAGACGTTGCCAGCACAATTGACTTGGAGGTCACCGAGGCTCAAAAGATGCTCCAGCTTGCCGCTGCTCAGAGGATGAATACTGATGCAAGAAGGGCAATTTTCTGCGTAATAATGAGCGGAGAGGACTATATTGATGCATTTGAGAAACTTCTAAGATTGGATTTGAAAGGGAAGCAG GATAGGGAAATCATGAGGGTTTTGGTAGAATGCTGTTTACAGGAGAAAgctttcaacaaatactattgtGCTCTAGCTTCCAAGTTATGCAGCCATGATAAAAACAATAAGTTCACCCTGCAG TATTGCCTGTGGGATCATTTCAAGGAGCTTGATCAGATGCAGCTGATCAGATCAATGCACCTATCCAAGTTTGTCGCAGAGATGGTTGCTTCGTTTAGCCTTTCACTTGCTGTATTGAAGGCTATCGATCTCAGCGATTCTTCACAATTGACTTCAAAAAGAATCATGCACTTTCGGATGCTATTTGAGACCATTTTGGAGTTTCCTGAAAAGCTTGTTTGGAACATTTTTACTCGAATTGCTGTTTTGCCGGAGTATGAACCCCTTCGTGATGGGATTGTGTTCTTTATCCGGAAGTATGTCATTGATAGCCAAAAGTCTCTGGCAGATAAATTCAAGATTGCGAAGAAAGCCCTTAACAATGCTGAAGGAGTCATCATGTGA